The Herminiimonas arsenitoxidans sequence CGATCAAATCAGGTAACTGCCTGCCGATCCGCAACATCCCAGTCGGTACCGTTATGCATTGCGTCGAAATGTTGCCAGGTAAAGGTGCTCAAATGGCACGTACCGCTGGTGCTGGCGTTGTGTTGATGGCGCGTGATGGTACTTACGCTCAAGTTCGTTTGCGCTCCGGTGAAGTTCGCCGCGTGCATATCGAATGCCGTGCAACCGTTGGCGAAGTTGGCAATGCTGAGCATAGCCTGCGCAAAATCGGTAAAGCAGGTGCGATGCGCTGGCGTGGTGTTCGTCCTACCGTTCGCGGTGTGGTCATGAACCCGGTCGATCACCCACACGGTGGTGGTGAAGGTAAAACGGCAGCAGGTCGTCATCCAGTGTCGCCATGGGGCCAGCAGACAAAAGGCAAGAAGACGCGTCGCAACAAGCGCACGACTTCTATGATCGTCTCGCGCCGCGGCAAGAAATAAGGATAAGACATGACACGTTCATTAAAAAAAGGGCCGTTCTGTGACGCCCACCTGGTGAAAAAAGTTGAGACCGCGCAAGCGATCAAAGACAAAAAGCCAATCAAAACTTGGTCGCGCCGTTCGACAATCATGCCTGACTTCATCGGCTTGACGATCGCAGTGCATAACGGTAAGCAACACGTGCCGGTTTACGTATCCGAGAACATGGTTGGTCACAAGCTCGGCGAATTCGCGCTGACCCGCACGTTCAAAGGTCATGCTGCTGATAAGAAGGCTAAGAAATAAGGTCCGATGATGGAAACTAAAGCTACCCTCCGTGGTGTGCGCCTGTCGGCTCAAAAGGGCCGTCTCGTTGCAGACCAGATCCGCGGCAAAAAAGTGGATCAAGCGCTCAATATCTTGCAATTCAGCCCTAAAAAAGGTGCTGCGATCATCAAACGTGTGTTGGAGTCCGCAATTGCGAACGCCGAGCACAATGATGGTGCGGATATCGACGAATTGAAAGTTACAACAATTTATGTTGAAAAAGGTTCGGTCTTGAAGCGCTTCACAGCGCGTGCAAAAGGCCGTGGTGATCGTATCTCTAAACAATCCTGTCACATTTATGTGACTGTCGGTAATTAAGGAGTCACGATGGGACAGAAGATACATCCAACCGGTTTCCGCCTTGCGGTATCGCGTAATTGGGCATCGCGTTGGTATGCTGGCAATAGCAATTTTGCCACCATGCTCAACGAAGATCTCAAAGTTCGCGCATACCTGAAAACAAAACTGAAGAACGCTTCAGTTGGTCGCGTCGTTATCGAGCGCCCAGCTAAAAATGCTCGTATCACCATTTACAGCTCACGCCCTGGTGTCGTGATCGGTAAAAAAGGTGAAGACATTGAAGTGTTGAAGTCCGCACTGACCAAAATGATGGGCGTGCCGGTTCATGTGAATATCGAAGAAATTCGTAAGCCAGAAACCGACGCACAACTGATCGCTGATTCGATTGCACAGCAATTGGAAAAACGTATCATGTTCCGTCGTGCAATGAAGCGTGCAATGCAAAATGCAATGCGCCTCGGTGCACAAGGCATCAAGATCATGTCGTCCGGTCGTTTGAACGGTATCGAGATCGCACGTAAAGAATGGTATCGCGAAGGTCGCGTACCACTCCACACACTGCGCGCAGATATCGACTACGGTTTCGGCGAAGCGGAAACAACTTACGGCATCATCGGTATTAAAGTTTGGGTTTACAAGGGCGATCGTTTGCCTAGCGGCGAACTGCCAGTTGACCTGACAAAAGAAGATGACACCAAACGTCGTGGCCCACGCCGTGACGATGGCAAACCAAGCAGCCGTCCACGTACTGCTCGCCCAGAAGGTCAACCAGGTGCTGCTGCACCAGGCGCCGCACCGGCAGCTAAGCGTGTTCGTGCGAAAAAGCCGGATGGCGCTGTTGATGCGGCTGTGTCGGCTGAGAAAGCAGGAGAATAATCATGCTGCAACCAGCACGCAGAAAATATCGTAAAGAGCAAAAAGGCCGTAATACCGGTATTTCCCATTCGCGCGGCACAGCCGTGTCGTTCGGTGAATTCGGTCTGAAAGCAATTGGTCGTGGTCGTATTACTGCTCGCCAAATTGAAGCGGCACGTCGTGCAATGACGCGTCACATCAAACGTGGTGGCCGTATCTGGATTCGTATTTTCCCAGACAAGCCAATTTCGCAAAAACCTGCTGAAGTCCGTATGGGTAACGGTAAGGGTAATCCGGAATACTACGTGGCTGAAATTCAGCCAGGCAAAATGTTGTACGAGATGGATGGCGTTGACGAAACTCTGGCTCGCGAAGCGTTCCGCTTGGCTGCAGCTAAACTGCCGTTATTGACTAAGTTCGTCGTCCGTCAAGTCGGCCAATGATAGGGATGAACATGAAAACATCTGAACTCCAAGGCAAAGACCAAGCGGCTTTGACCAAAGAACTGAACGATTTGTTGAAAGCTCAGTTCGGTCTGCGTATGCAGATTGCAACACAACAGCTGAACAACACATCGCAGCTGAAAAAAGTACGTCGCGATATAGCACGTGTGAAAACGGTCTTGAATCAGAAGGACGCCAAATAATGAACGATCAAGTAAAACAAGCGCTTAAGCGTACGTTGATTGGCAAAGTCGTGTCTGACAAGATGGACAAGACCGTAACCGTGCTGATCGAGCGTCACGTCAAGCATCCGTTGTACGGCAAAATCATCATGCGTTCGAGCAAGTATCATGCGCATAATGAAGGTAACCAGGCAAAAGCTGGTGATACGGTCGAGATTCAAGAAGGTCGTCCTATCTCCAAAACTAAAGCTTGGACCGTGACACGTGTTGTACAAGCAGCGCAAATAGTTTAATTAGTTGTTGCGGACCCGCTATTTCGATGTAATAATAGCGGGCTTCGTTCTTGTAATGTTTCTGTTGCAAGGCAGTAAAAAGAGTTAGCGCCGAGTAGTGGTGCTAATCAAAGGTTTTTGAAATCGTCCACCTCATCAGTCTGCTTTCGGCGGGCTGCCGGGACCAAGACTGACCGTGAGTGTGCATTGTGCGCAGTGATCGGGTTAAGTTGGGAAAGAAAATACTATGATTCAAACTGAAAGCCGGCTCGAAGTAGCCGACAACACTGGTGCTCGCGAAGTAATGTGCATCAAGGTGCTGGGCGGTTCAAAACGCCGTTACGCAGGTATTGGCGATGTGATCAAGGTCACCGTCAAAGTTGCAGCGCCACGTGGTCGTGTGAAAAAAGGCGAAATTTATAACGCTGTTGTTGTGCGTACTGCTAAAGGTGTTCGTCGTCAAGATGGCTCCCTGGTCAAGTTCGACAGCAATGCAGCAGTTTTGCTCAACGCAAAGCTGGAGCCAATTGGCACGCGTATTTTTGGACCGGTTACACGTGAATTGCGCACTGAGCGCTTCATGAAAATCGTTTCTCTTGCGCCTGAAGTTCTGTAAGGAGTCGTGATGGATAAGATTCGTAAAAGCGACGAAGTCATTGTGCTGACTGGCAAAGACAAAGGCAAACGTGGTGTTGTTCAACGCCGTGTTGATGCTAACTACGTAGTTGTCGAGGGTGTCAACGTTGCTAAAAAAGCGACCAAGCCTAACCCAATGACAGGTGCAACTGGCGGCATCGTCGATAAGTTGATGCCAATTCATGTGTCGAATGTTGCGTTGTTTAACGCTGCAACCGGCAAGGCAGATCGTGCTGGCTTTAAAGATGTGGACGGTAAAAAAGTCCGCGTTTACAAGTCAAGCGGCGAAGCAGTGAAGGTTTAAGAGATCATGGCCCGTCTCCAAGAATTCTATAAAGAAAAAGTCGTTGCTGATTTGACTGCAAAATTTGCATACAAATCGGTAATGGAAGTTCCGCGCATTCTGAAGATCACCCTGAACATGGGTTTGTCGGAAGCTGTTGCAGACAAGAAAATCATCGAACACGCAGTTGGCGATTTGACTAAGATTGCTGGCCAAAAGCCAGTAGTTACCAAAGCGCGCAAGGCGATTGCTGGTTTTAAAATTCGCGAAGGTTATCCAATCGGTTGTATGGTGACTTTGCGTGGCGCTCACATGTATGAGTTCCTTGATCGTTTTATCACTGTTGCGTTGCCACGTGTGCGCGACTTCCGTGGTATCTCCGGCAAGGCGTTCGACGGGCGTGGTAATTACAATATCGGTGTGAAAGAGCAGATCATTTTCCCCGAAATTGAGTACGACAAGATTGATGCATTGCGTGGTATGAATATCAGTATCACGACAACTGCAAAGACCGACGATGAAGCAAAAGCGCTTCTCGCCGCATTTAAATTTCCGTTCAGAAACTGAGGTTGCCATGGCAAAACTGGCACTGATTAACCGTGAACAAAAGCGTGCAGACCTGGTAAAGAAATATGCCGGCAAACGCGCTGAGTTGAAGGCGATCATTGATGACCAATCGAAGTCGGAAGAAGAGCGCTACGAAGCGCGCCTGAAATTGCAGGCGTTGCCACGTAACTCGGCTCCTACTCGTCAACGTAACCGTTGCGCTTTGACTGGTCGCCCCCGTGGCACTTTCCGTAAGTTCGGTTTGGGCCGTATTAAGCTCCGTGAAGTCGCCATGCGTGGCGAAATCCCGGGTATGACTAAAGCCAGCTGGTAATAGGAGAATAAGCAATGAGTATGAGCGATCCTATCGCCGATATGCTGACCCGTATCCGCAATGCGCAAGTGGTTCAAAAGACTTCGGTAGCAATGCCGTCGTCGAAGGTCAAAATTGCGATTGCCAACGTCCTCAAGGACGAGGGTTACATTGAAGACTTCGCCGTGACAGAGGCTGCTGGTAAAGCAGAGCTGAAAATCGGTTTGAAATATTATGCAGGTCGTCCAGTTATTGAGCGCTTGGAGCGCGTATCCCGTCCAGGGCTGCGTATCTACAAGGGCAAGGACGATATTCCAAACGTCATGAACGGTTTGGGTGTGGCTATCGTGTCAACACCAAAAGGCGTTATGACTGACCGCAAAGCGCGCGCAACCGGTGTCGGTGGCGAAGTTATTTGCTACGTCGCCTAAGGAGTGCAAGATGTCTCGTGTAGGTAAAATGCCGATTGCACTGCCTAGTGGCGCGGAAGCGACCATTACTGCAGCGCAAATCACAGTAAAAGGCCCGTTGGGTACTTTGTCCCAGTCATTGAATGGCTTGGTGCAGGTCGAAAACACTAACGGTACACTGAATTTTAAAGCCGCTAACGACAGCCGCGAAGCAAATGCGATGTCGGGTACATTGCGCGCATTGGTCAATAACATGGTCAATGGCGTAACTAAAGGCTTTGAAAAGAAATTGACGTTGGTTGGCGTTGGTTACCGTGCGGCAGCGCAAGGTGACAAGCTGAATCTTTCGTTGGGTTTCTCGCATCCTGTAGTACACCAAATGCCAGCCGGCGTGAAAGTGGAAACACCGACGCAAACCGAGATCCTGATCAAAGGCATCAACCGCCAGCAAGTTGGTCAAGTGGCTGCTGAAGTCCGCGCATACCGCAGTCCTGAGCCTTACAAAGGCAAAGGCGTTCGTTATTCGGACGAAGTGGTTGTGATTAAAGAAACCAAGAAGAAGTAAGGGTTGACGATGGATAAGAAACAATCACGTCTGCGCCGCGGACGCCAAACTCGAGCAAAGATCGCTGAGTTAAAGGTGATTCGCCTGGCAGTGCATCGCACCAACTTGCACATCTACGCTAGCATCATCGGACCAGATGCCAAAATTTTGGCCTCAGCATCGACATTAGAAGCTGAAGTGCGCCAAGAGTTGGCTGGTCAGTCCGGTAAAGGTGGTAATACTGCCGCTGCT is a genomic window containing:
- the rplB gene encoding 50S ribosomal protein L2 — its product is MALVKVKPTSPGRRGMVKVVNADLYKGRPFAGLLEKKSKTAGRNNNGHITTRHIGGGHKQHYRVIDFKRTKDGIPAKVERIEYDPNRTANIALVLYADGERQYIIATKGMAIGDQLMNGSEAPIKSGNCLPIRNIPVGTVMHCVEMLPGKGAQMARTAGAGVVLMARDGTYAQVRLRSGEVRRVHIECRATVGEVGNAEHSLRKIGKAGAMRWRGVRPTVRGVVMNPVDHPHGGGEGKTAAGRHPVSPWGQQTKGKKTRRNKRTTSMIVSRRGKK
- the rpsS gene encoding 30S ribosomal protein S19, which encodes MTRSLKKGPFCDAHLVKKVETAQAIKDKKPIKTWSRRSTIMPDFIGLTIAVHNGKQHVPVYVSENMVGHKLGEFALTRTFKGHAADKKAKK
- the rplV gene encoding 50S ribosomal protein L22; protein product: MMETKATLRGVRLSAQKGRLVADQIRGKKVDQALNILQFSPKKGAAIIKRVLESAIANAEHNDGADIDELKVTTIYVEKGSVLKRFTARAKGRGDRISKQSCHIYVTVGN
- the rpsC gene encoding 30S ribosomal protein S3, with product MGQKIHPTGFRLAVSRNWASRWYAGNSNFATMLNEDLKVRAYLKTKLKNASVGRVVIERPAKNARITIYSSRPGVVIGKKGEDIEVLKSALTKMMGVPVHVNIEEIRKPETDAQLIADSIAQQLEKRIMFRRAMKRAMQNAMRLGAQGIKIMSSGRLNGIEIARKEWYREGRVPLHTLRADIDYGFGEAETTYGIIGIKVWVYKGDRLPSGELPVDLTKEDDTKRRGPRRDDGKPSSRPRTARPEGQPGAAAPGAAPAAKRVRAKKPDGAVDAAVSAEKAGE
- the rplP gene encoding 50S ribosomal protein L16, producing MLQPARRKYRKEQKGRNTGISHSRGTAVSFGEFGLKAIGRGRITARQIEAARRAMTRHIKRGGRIWIRIFPDKPISQKPAEVRMGNGKGNPEYYVAEIQPGKMLYEMDGVDETLAREAFRLAAAKLPLLTKFVVRQVGQ
- the rpmC gene encoding 50S ribosomal protein L29 codes for the protein MKTSELQGKDQAALTKELNDLLKAQFGLRMQIATQQLNNTSQLKKVRRDIARVKTVLNQKDAK
- the rpsQ gene encoding 30S ribosomal protein S17, giving the protein MNDQVKQALKRTLIGKVVSDKMDKTVTVLIERHVKHPLYGKIIMRSSKYHAHNEGNQAKAGDTVEIQEGRPISKTKAWTVTRVVQAAQIV
- the rplN gene encoding 50S ribosomal protein L14 gives rise to the protein MIQTESRLEVADNTGAREVMCIKVLGGSKRRYAGIGDVIKVTVKVAAPRGRVKKGEIYNAVVVRTAKGVRRQDGSLVKFDSNAAVLLNAKLEPIGTRIFGPVTRELRTERFMKIVSLAPEVL
- the rplX gene encoding 50S ribosomal protein L24 produces the protein MDKIRKSDEVIVLTGKDKGKRGVVQRRVDANYVVVEGVNVAKKATKPNPMTGATGGIVDKLMPIHVSNVALFNAATGKADRAGFKDVDGKKVRVYKSSGEAVKV
- the rplE gene encoding 50S ribosomal protein L5, encoding MARLQEFYKEKVVADLTAKFAYKSVMEVPRILKITLNMGLSEAVADKKIIEHAVGDLTKIAGQKPVVTKARKAIAGFKIREGYPIGCMVTLRGAHMYEFLDRFITVALPRVRDFRGISGKAFDGRGNYNIGVKEQIIFPEIEYDKIDALRGMNISITTTAKTDDEAKALLAAFKFPFRN
- the rpsN gene encoding 30S ribosomal protein S14; this translates as MAKLALINREQKRADLVKKYAGKRAELKAIIDDQSKSEEERYEARLKLQALPRNSAPTRQRNRCALTGRPRGTFRKFGLGRIKLREVAMRGEIPGMTKASW
- the rpsH gene encoding 30S ribosomal protein S8; its protein translation is MSMSDPIADMLTRIRNAQVVQKTSVAMPSSKVKIAIANVLKDEGYIEDFAVTEAAGKAELKIGLKYYAGRPVIERLERVSRPGLRIYKGKDDIPNVMNGLGVAIVSTPKGVMTDRKARATGVGGEVICYVA
- the rplF gene encoding 50S ribosomal protein L6, coding for MSRVGKMPIALPSGAEATITAAQITVKGPLGTLSQSLNGLVQVENTNGTLNFKAANDSREANAMSGTLRALVNNMVNGVTKGFEKKLTLVGVGYRAAAQGDKLNLSLGFSHPVVHQMPAGVKVETPTQTEILIKGINRQQVGQVAAEVRAYRSPEPYKGKGVRYSDEVVVIKETKKK
- the rplR gene encoding 50S ribosomal protein L18 gives rise to the protein MDKKQSRLRRGRQTRAKIAELKVIRLAVHRTNLHIYASIIGPDAKILASASTLEAEVRQELAGQSGKGGNTAAAALVGKRVAEKALKAGIAEVAFDRSGFRYHGRVKAVAEAAREAGLKF